The Aminithiophilus ramosus genome contains a region encoding:
- the fmt gene encoding methionyl-tRNA formyltransferase, protein MVPYWFMGSGDFGRLCLVGLLSRQTPTLVISAPSRPAGRGLRLRETPVAREAVERGLPLHLSPKVNSDDDLLRRFDDERPQVIIVVDFGQMIGEPYLSTPPWGCLNAHPSLLPLYRGAAPLQRALMAGDKETGISVFRLVPAMDAGPILAQSREGIENHESYGHLLARLAPKGGILLQKVLELLEEGLACPKEQDHAKATFAPVIRKEECPIRWIRTAREIACQVRALNPSPGTYALMRGRRLKIWQVDVVDGAGEPGSFLEPREGRAVVACGRGALALGEVQPEGGKRLEGTLWWRGLDLGKGESLS, encoded by the coding sequence ATGGTCCCTTACTGGTTCATGGGCTCCGGCGATTTCGGTCGTCTCTGTCTCGTCGGTCTTCTCTCCCGGCAGACCCCGACGCTGGTTATCTCCGCCCCCTCCCGTCCCGCCGGCCGAGGCCTCAGGCTCAGGGAGACTCCCGTGGCCCGAGAGGCTGTCGAACGTGGCCTTCCCCTCCATCTTTCCCCCAAGGTCAACAGCGATGACGATCTTCTGAGGCGCTTCGACGACGAGCGTCCTCAGGTGATCATCGTCGTCGATTTCGGCCAGATGATCGGCGAGCCCTATCTCTCGACCCCCCCTTGGGGCTGCCTGAACGCCCACCCCTCCCTGCTTCCCCTCTATCGAGGCGCCGCCCCTCTTCAGCGCGCCCTCATGGCAGGCGACAAAGAGACGGGAATTTCCGTCTTCCGCCTTGTGCCCGCCATGGACGCCGGCCCCATACTCGCCCAGAGCCGGGAAGGAATCGAAAATCACGAATCGTACGGGCACTTGCTCGCGCGGCTGGCCCCTAAGGGTGGCATTTTATTGCAGAAAGTTTTAGAATTATTGGAGGAGGGTTTGGCCTGTCCGAAGGAACAGGACCATGCGAAGGCGACCTTCGCCCCCGTCATCAGGAAAGAGGAGTGTCCCATCCGCTGGATTCGCACGGCGCGGGAAATCGCCTGTCAGGTCCGCGCCCTCAATCCCTCTCCCGGCACCTATGCCCTGATGAGAGGCAGACGTCTCAAAATCTGGCAGGTCGATGTCGTCGACGGAGCGGGAGAACCCGGCTCCTTTCTCGAACCTCGGGAGGGACGAGCCGTCGTCGCCTGCGGACGTGGCGCCCTCGCCCTCGGCGAAGTCCAGCCCGAGGGAGGGAAACGTCTCG
- the def gene encoding peptide deformylase yields MSENKLRIYPDPVLREANEEISLFDEAFRSFVEEMKALMYAYDGLGLAAPQIGVNRSVAVVAYEGREYVLVNPRITAASGSQSDEEGCLSFPGLFEKVLRPETITVEALDEKGGRQVIEAKGLLARAFAHEIDHLNGVLLIDHLTPLRRTFAKKKFRRLQEA; encoded by the coding sequence TTGTCCGAAAACAAACTGAGGATCTATCCCGACCCTGTCCTGCGCGAGGCCAACGAGGAGATTTCTCTTTTCGATGAGGCCTTCCGTTCTTTCGTCGAGGAAATGAAGGCTCTCATGTACGCCTACGACGGATTGGGCCTGGCGGCGCCTCAGATCGGCGTCAACCGGTCCGTCGCCGTCGTCGCCTACGAGGGACGCGAGTATGTGCTCGTCAACCCCCGCATTACCGCCGCCTCGGGCAGTCAATCCGACGAGGAGGGCTGTCTGAGCTTCCCCGGTCTTTTCGAGAAAGTCCTGCGCCCCGAAACGATCACCGTAGAGGCCCTGGACGAGAAGGGCGGTCGCCAGGTGATCGAAGCCAAAGGCCTTCTGGCCCGGGCCTTTGCCCACGAGATAGATCACCTCAACGGTGTCCTGCTCATCGACCACCTCACTCCTCTTCGACGGACCTTCGCCAAAAAGAAATTTCGACGCCTTCAGGAGGCCTGA